From Pieris rapae chromosome 3, ilPieRapa1.1, whole genome shotgun sequence, a single genomic window includes:
- the LOC110991693 gene encoding peptide-N(4)-(N-acetyl-beta-glucosaminyl)asparagine amidase, with product MEDMARLAVVEQSVKNVNKFRKILYELLQNINHILDHPNNSRHLKIEVVENIRVFKELNDYLLYVGFRWEQNKLIYPIDKTIDKLRMAKSAIERKMSLCVDSKTLSKIEKVPIKKYKLTPINVLMTTNKLLLTIQILFNRVLDYEDEELQQAARNEIPMVTLELRALKRMREIQKKIKTGDTKEEELSYDIALLMELIGWFKHKYFSWVDSPQCETCGGPTKFYHSTTLTTATETCNAEVYSCAHCGNYTKFPRYNDIRALMRTRRGRCGEWANCFAMFCRALGYDTRYIYDSTDHVWCEVYDYVSKNWLHVDPCEGALDTPLMYDHGWGKKLTYVIAVSCNDVQDVTWRYTTKHKEVLLRRNQCTEQELISTLLTLREHRLAQVSPARRKWLTTRTIHELAQMMLERKPSDYESRGRISGSKEWKTQRGEIGSQFGHGFEFDQPGEVSIQYYCSPDKYHISRNGEQLSTLDGWGSGVYKGEHIFRNVEKDWRQVYIAREEGEISGKVSWKLSVKDGLIFTSLTVRVTSAIFENGSIKWHVQFDDNNPIVTDFNETTTEFSNQFKRVIITAHLSGGQGNVSWQHSQLFRQSLDSKSPTFEVNANIKSN from the exons atggAAGATATGGCACGTTTAGCAGTTGTAGAGCAAagtgttaaaaatgtaaataaatttcgaAAAATCTTATACGAACtactacaaaatattaatcatattttagaCCACCCTAATAATAGTaggcatttaaaaatagaagtcGTGGAAAATATTCGTGTTTTTAAAGAGTTAAACGATTATCTTTTATATGTTGGTTTCCGTTgg gaacaaaataaattaatctacCCTATAGATAAAACCATTGATAAACTGAGGATGGCTAAGTCAGCTATTGAAAGGAAAATGAGTTTGTGCGTTGACTCAAAAACTTTAtcaaaaattgaaaaagttcctataaaaaaatacaaattgacTCCTATTAATGTTCTG ATGACAACCAATAAACTATTACTAACAATACAGATATTATTCAATAGGGTTTTGGACTATGAGGATGAAGAATTACAACAAGCTGCAAGGAATGAGATACCAATGGTTACACTAGAATTAAGAGCATTGAAAAGAATGAGAGAaattcagaaaaaaattaaaacag GTGATACAAAAGAAGAAGAGCTATCATATGACATTGCATTGTTAATGGAGCTAATAGGATGGTTCAAACACAAATACTTTTCATGGGTAGATTCACCGCAATGTGAGACATGTGGGGGACCtacaaaattttatcacaGCACTACTTTAACAACTGCGACAGAAACATGCAATGCTGAG GTCTACAGTTGCGCGCATTGtggaaattatacaaaatttccgCGGTATAATGATATACGCGCGTTAATGCGTACGCGTCGTGGTAGATGCGGCGAATGGGCGAATTGTTTTGCTATGTTCTGCCGAGCACTTGGTTATGACACACGCTACATCTATGATTCTACTGATCATGTCTGGTGTGAG GTATATGATTATGTATCAAAGAACTGGTTGCATGTTGACCCTTGCGAAGGGGCATTGGACACTCCGCTGATGTATGACCATGGCTGGGGTAAAAAGCTAACTTATGTGATAGCTGTCTCTTGTAACGATGTCCAGGACGTTACTTGGCGTTATACAACTAAACATAAGGAG GTTCTTTTGCGTCGAAATCAATGCACAGAACAAGAATTAATATCAACGTTGCTAACTCTACGTGAACATAGACTAGCACAGGTTTCACCTGCAAGGCGGAAGTGGCTAACTACTCGTACTATACATGAACTTGCACAGATGATGTTGGAGAG AAAACCAAGTGATTACGAATCCCGAGGACGGATATCCGGCTCTAAAGAATGGAAAACGCAACGTGGTGAAATAGGTTCTCAATTTGGGCATGGCTTTGAATTTGACCAACCAGGGGAAGTCAGTATACAATATTACTGTAGCCCGGATAAGTACCACATTAGTAGAAATGGAGAGCAACTATCAACATTAGATGGATGGGGCTCAGGGGTGTATAAAGGAGAACATATCTTTCGAAATGTGGAAAAAGACTGGCGGCAGGTTTATATAGCAAGAGAAG aagGAGAAATATCTGGAAAGGTATCTTGGAAATTATCCGTAAAAGATGGTTTGATATTTACGTCACTTACCGTTCGAGTAACTTCTGCTATTTTTGAAAACGGCAGCATTAAATGGCACGTGCAATTTGATGACAATAATCCAATTGTTACAGATTTCAatg AAACTACTACAGAATTTAGCAACCAATTTAAAAGGGTTATAATAACTGCACATCTTAGTGGCGGACAAGGGAATGTATCCTGGCAACATTCACAACTCTTCAGACAATCACTGGACTCAAAATCTCCTACCTTTGAAGTAAATGCAAacataaaatcaaattga
- the LOC110992030 gene encoding putative uncharacterized protein DDB_G0282133, producing the protein MSDIEEENMMTFRTGIGEISVGGFSRNSNSQMMSMNNVDINSNRYKLDLPQTDVRSMYRERAISPFSLRSDVGPPRFHPGQYASSHRSHFDGRSRSPMSIRSVDTTRTVIDITNALKFESFNTHELQIIKEIVCRKLKLKLRRRYEKNRHKSMVFKSNRSNIVRHIRSMKCLDRDSSESPISSNEDDEHRLLKNKSVLKEPHISQVNKSLIINSINNKDQYINHTIALKKNIFSINQKETNNFAEVAKPDSTQTCNEGQKCNEGRTLKDCFPSEYMFPSQRFNNTTEIENNSKDTPKLTVSQESLSSENEEIFSDSENRKRTFNHQVNNSPKRIKLANSVTNSKLNSLKDAFKKPLVPKLKDTSNTKEIVNSKIVPPTILVKNINEVPGGIQNNMYECEESKLAEVSLKSSFSKRKLFTQKVDFLNSKEISAAAGPSPQTKIDNKERNKTRKLVTTQSCLNRNVSDEEDNVMDLIHKIVPAEEIYATSSKTNTVTDDKFDSDVSDTFTDETLNGTVFEQTNIDKDKNGKLASSSKSKDRRVPRQNILSQNSRSSKTVFQSSNYMKTFWETDIESEMESENIPVWKIARPTANRDHFEDVTLSTLNTTDQVGKNRTKILTVQDLKNKIANSKKRLNTATEIQQPFDQEQTIKNVIPKVVSENINNQIQFVPEKPAIEKEKTIASSNENQKPNTSENSNIQQSKMIRRPIKKYSEYVKTEAKKNKSKESSKTSKDAKAAVTNSSLDTSDNLNISSRTRSKRSESDERKISNENSFELSDDIHNITLKSLRPRKNKIKNDTF; encoded by the exons ATGTCGGACATCGAAGAAGAGAATATGATGACATTTCGTACCGGAATTGGG GAAATATCAGTAGGTGGATTTAGCAGAAACTCAAACTCACAAATGATGTCAATGAACAATGTTGACATCAATTCCAATCGCTACAAGCTGGATCTTCCACAAACCGATGTCCGGAGTATGTACCGTGAACGAGCAATATCTCCATTTTCTTTAAGAAGTGATGTTGGACCGCCTCGATTTCATCCTGGACAATATGCGAGTTCTCATAGATCTCATTTTGATGGCAGGAGTAGATCTCCAATGTCGATCCGTAGTGTTG atacaACAAGAACTGTTATTGACATAACAAATGCTCTTAAGTTTGAATCATTTAATACACATGAACTACagattattaaagaaatagtttgccggaaattaaaactaaaacttagAAGAAGGTATGAAAAGAATAGACATAAGTCTATGGTATTCAAAAGTAACCGAAGTAATATAGTTAGACACATTAGAAGTATGAAATGTTTAGACAGAGATAGTAGTGAATCGCCTATAAGTAGCAATGAAGATGATGAACACAggttacttaaaaataagtcAGTTCTTAAAGAACCACATATAAGTCAAGTAAACAAATCTTTAATCATAAATTCAATCAATAATAAAGATCAATACATAAACCATacaattgctttaaaaaaaaatatattttcaattaatcaaaaagagaCTAACAATTTTGCTGAAGTAGCCAAGCCAGACTCCACTCAAACATGCAATGAAGGGCAAAAATGCAATGAAGggcgaacattaaaagattgtTTTCCAAGTGAATATATGTTTCCATCTCAAAGGTTCAATAATACAAcagaaattgaaaataattctaaagaTACACCTAAATTGACAGTAAGCCAAGAAAGTCTTAGCAGTGaaaatgaagaaatattttccgACAGTGAAAATAGAAAACGAACCTTTAATCATCAAGTCAATAACTCTCCTAAGAGAATAAAACTTGCAAATAGTGttacaaattctaaattaaattctttaaaagatGCTTTTAAAAAACCTTTGGTACCTAAACTAAAAGACACTagtaatacaaaagaaattgttaattCTAAGATAGTTCCACCCACAATTCTGGTGAAAAACATAAATGAAGTACCTGGaggtattcaaaataatatgtatgaatgtgaGGAATCAAAATTAGCTGAAGTTTCTTTGAAATCTAGTTTTTCAAAGCGAAAGTTATTCACACAgaaagtagattttttaaactctAAAGAAATATCTGCTGCAGCTGGACCAAGTCCCCAAACCAAAATTGACAATAAAGAACGGAATAAAACTAGGAAACTAGTAACAACACAGTCATGTCTAAATAGAAATGTTTCTGATGAGGAGGACAATGTAATGGATTTAATTCACAAAATAGTACCTGCTGAAGAAATATATGCAACATCCAGTAAAACAAATACCGTCACAGATGACAAATTTGATAGTGATGTTAGTGATACATTTACTGATGAAACACTCAATGGCACAGTTTTTGAACAGACCAATATTGACAAGGATAAAAATGGTAAATTGGCGAGCTCATCGAAATCAAAAGATCGTAGAGTTCCAAGACAGAATATTCTTTCTCAGAATTCAAGATCTTCTAAGACTGTCTTTCAAA gttcaaattatatgaaaaccTTCTGGGAAACTGATATAGAAAGTGAAATGGAATCTGAAAATATACCTGTCTGGAAAATAGCACGACCCACTGCAAACAGAG ATCACTTTGAAGATGTTACCTTATCAACTTTAAATACTACGGACCAAGTAGgtaaaaatagaacaaaaatattaactgtgcaagatttaaaaaacaaaatcgctAATTCTAAGAAAAGATTGAATACTGCAACTGAAATTCAGCAGCCATTTGATCAAGaacaaactataaaaaatgtgattCCAAAAGTTGTTagtgaaaacataaataatcaaatccAGTTTGTGCCTGAAAAGCCCGCCATAGAAAAGGAGAAAACTATTGCTTCAAGTAATGAAAATCAGAAGCCAAATACATCAGAAAATTCAAACATTCAACAAAGTAAAATGATAAGAAGGCCcatcaaaaaatattctgaGTATGTGAAAACTGAagcgaaaaaaaataaatcaaaagaaaGTAGCAAGACCTCAAAAGATGCCAAAGCCGCGGTTACTAATAGCTCACTTGATACCAgcgataatttaaatatatcaagtaGGACGAGATCCAAACGAAGTGAAAGTGacgaaagaaaaatatcaaacgAAAATAGTTTTGAACTTAGTGACGATATTcacaatattactttaaaaagctTAAGaccgagaaaaaataaaattaaaaacgacACGTTTTGA